CCTCCAGGTACGAGCTGCGCGTGCTGCGCAAGGACGGCTCGGTAGGCTGGGTTGAGATGAGCGCGGGGTTGATCAAGTGGGACGGGTGGCCGGCCTCGTTGGGCATCGCCTACGACATCACTGAGCGCAAACAAGCGGAGCGTGAGCTGCGGACGAGCCGCGACTTGCTGAGGGCCGTCACCGAGGGGACGCTGGACGTTATCTTCGTCAAGGACCTGCGGGGGCACTACCTGATGATGAACCCTGCTGGCGCACGACATTTGGGCTTGTCTCCCGAAGCAGTGGTTGGGAGACACGACAGCGAGTTTTTTGGGCCGGAGAGCGCTCGCTGCTTCCGCGAGCAGGAGAGCGGCGTGGTCCGAACGGGCGAAGCACGAACTTTCGAATATCCGCTCACATATCCCGACGCCACAACCAGGACGTTTCTCAGTGTCAAGGCTCCGGCCCGGGATGAATCCGGGCAGATCGTGGGAATCATCGGGGTAGCTCACGACATCACCGAACGCAAGCGCGCGGAGACGGCGCTGGCGGAGAACGAGCGCCGGTTCCGGGAACTAGCCCAGACCGCTCCCACCGCCATCTTTGTGTACGACGGTAGCCGGATCGTGTACGCCAACCCGGCTACCGAGGAGATAACGGGATACAGCCGGGAGGAACTGCTGGTCCTTGACCCGCACGAGATGGTGCATCCCGACTTCAGGGGACAGGTGAAAGCGCGGGCGGTGGCGAGGTTGCGTGGGGAGGCTGTGCCCGGCCGTTATGAGCTGCCCATGCTTCGTCGGGACGGCACAACCCGCTGGGTGGACTTGAGCGCCCGGGTGCTGAACTTCGACAGCAAGCCGGCCATATTGGTGATCGCCTATGACATCACCGACCGGAAGCGGGCAGAAGAAGCCGCGCTCATGGCGGAAATGAAATACCGGGCCATCTTCGAACAATCCGTCGTGGGAAACTTCCAATCCACGCCCGAAGGGCGCTTCCTGATGGTCAATCAAGCCATGGCACGAATGTACGGTTACGACTCACCGGGCGAGATGACTCGCAGCGTGACCAACATCGGGGCACAGCTCTACACGGATGCGAAGCGCCGAACCGAGTATCGCCGGATGCTCGAGGACCTGGGACGAGTAATGGATTTCGAGGCCGAGCATCGACGCAAGGATGGCAGCACCTTCTGGACCTCAGACAGCACGCGCGCGGTCCGCGATGCGGGTGGAAGACTCCTGTACTACGAGGGCACCGTGCAGGACATCACCGCGCGCAAGCAGGCGGAAGCGGCGTTGCGCCGACTTTCCGGCCGGCTGCTGACCCTGCAGGACGAAGAACGCCGCCGCATCGCGCGCGAGTTGCACGACTCCACGGCGCAGAACCTGGCCGCGTTGATCATGAATCTGGGCGCGGCGGAAAAAGGGGCGGCTCGGATGAACCTCAAGGCCCGGCGTGCGCTCACCGAGGGCCTGGCGCTGGCCAAGCAGTCGGCTCGCGAGATCCGCACCCTGTCCTATCTGCTACACCCGCCGATGCTCGACGAGTTCGGGCTGGCGGCGGCGCTGCGCTGGTACGTTCACGGTTTCAGTGAGCGCAGCGGAATCCGGTTGGAGCTCGAGATGCCCAGGAAACTGCGCCGGCTGCCACCGGATGTTGAAAGAACGCTGTTCCGCATCACGCAGGAGGCCCTGGCCAACCTGCGCCAGCATTCCGCCAGCAAGCGGGCCAAGGTTGTGCTCAGGCGAAAAAACGGCCGCGTCGAGCTGGAGGTGCGGGACTACGGCAAAGGTCTGCTCGCCAACGGTCGTCACCCCCAACGCCCCATGGGAGTGGGCTTGGTGGGGATGAGGGAGCGCGTGGACCAACTCGAAGGCCAGTTAGTGATCGAACCGGCCAAGCCGAAGGGGACGCGGGTGCGGGTCTGGCTGCCGGTGGGCATGGGCAAGCCGTGAAGGCAAGACGCATTTTGGTAGTCGACGACTTCCCGGTGGTCCTCCGCGGCTTGTGCGCCTTGCTGGATGGGCAGCCGGGCTGGCAGGTGTGTGGCGAGGCAGTCGATGGCCGGCAGGCGGTCGAGAAAGCCCGCGAGCTGCAACCCGACCTGGTGATTCTCGACATCAGCATGCCGGAGCTGAATGGGATCGCGGCCACTTCGCGCATCCTGAAGGCGGCGCCGGACACCCGAGTACTGATCCTTACCATGCACAGCTCCGAGGAGATGGTGGAGCGAGTGCTGGCCGCCGGGGCACAGGGCTACGTGGTAAAGTCCGACGCGGAACGGGATCTGGTGGCGGCGGTCGAATCGCTGTTGCGAGGCAAGCCGTTTTTCTCGCCGTCCATCTCTGAGTCGTTCCGGAACGGCGACTTCAAGAGGAAGGGAACCAGCCCGAAAGGTCAGGCCGCCCGGCCAAGCCTCAGCCAGCGCGAATGCGAGGTGATGCAACTACTGGCCGAGGGAAAGACCAATAAGGAGGTGGCGGGGCGGCTGGGAATCAGCGTGCGCACCGTAGAGAGCCACCGCGCCCACATCATGAACAAGCTGCGCTTTCGTTCGCTCAGCGACCTGGTGCGCTACGCGGTCAGGAATCAAGTGGTACAGGGCTAGCGGACGAGCTCCAGTTGCCGAAGGGCAGGCGCCAAGGGACCCACAACGGAAGGGCTCCTTCGCTGCGACACCATGTCCCGAACCAGAAGGCTGGGCCGGTTGTAGTTGGAGCGACGGGAGAACCACTCACAGGCCCGCAATTCTTCCACTGTCATGGGTGCAGCCAGCAGGTAGCACTGAACCAGGGTGAAGCCCATGGTGAGCAGGGTTTCCAGGTCGGAGTATCGATCCACACCTTCAACGACGGGAAGGGCGCCGAACTCGCGGCCCAGATGCAGGATCGAATCCAGAACGGCGTGGCGATACGGATCGGACCCACAGCCGACCACGATGGATGAATCCACCTTCACGTAGTCGGGCTTGCAGTCCAGCAGCGTGCGGTAATGGGAGTGGCCGCTCCCCAGGTCATCCAGGGCGATGCGGACTTCATTCTCCCGCAACATATGAAGGGAAGAAATCAGGCCGGGACGGTCCCAGGAGGGAGTTTGCTCCACCACCTCCAGGATGATGCGCGAAGGCGCCACCAGGTTCTCTTCGGCGGTTTGCAGCAGGAAGTCGGCGAACTGGCGGTCGCCGCCCAGCGTGGAGGCATGCACGTTGATGGAGACGTCCACGTCGGGCGGAAGGCAGCGCACGGTCTCCAAGATGGTACCGACGCAGGCCCGATCCACCACAGGTTCGCGGCGCTTGCGACGGACATACTCAAAGAGCACGCCGGCTGACTCGAGGATGGTTCCCCTCGGCCCGCGGCTCAAGCATTCCACGGCATGCAGCCGTTGGCCGCGGGAAGAGATCTCGAAAATGGGCTGAACCCGGGTCGTGAGACCGCCGGGTTCGAGCACCGCATCAAGAAGACACTCGGTTTTCATTTTTCACCTCCAAGAATG
The Terriglobales bacterium genome window above contains:
- a CDS encoding PAS domain S-box protein, with the protein product SRYELRVLRKDGSVGWVEMSAGLIKWDGWPASLGIAYDITERKQAERELRTSRDLLRAVTEGTLDVIFVKDLRGHYLMMNPAGARHLGLSPEAVVGRHDSEFFGPESARCFREQESGVVRTGEARTFEYPLTYPDATTRTFLSVKAPARDESGQIVGIIGVAHDITERKRAETALAENERRFRELAQTAPTAIFVYDGSRIVYANPATEEITGYSREELLVLDPHEMVHPDFRGQVKARAVARLRGEAVPGRYELPMLRRDGTTRWVDLSARVLNFDSKPAILVIAYDITDRKRAEEAALMAEMKYRAIFEQSVVGNFQSTPEGRFLMVNQAMARMYGYDSPGEMTRSVTNIGAQLYTDAKRRTEYRRMLEDLGRVMDFEAEHRRKDGSTFWTSDSTRAVRDAGGRLLYYEGTVQDITARKQAEAALRRLSGRLLTLQDEERRRIARELHDSTAQNLAALIMNLGAAEKGAARMNLKARRALTEGLALAKQSAREIRTLSYLLHPPMLDEFGLAAALRWYVHGFSERSGIRLELEMPRKLRRLPPDVERTLFRITQEALANLRQHSASKRAKVVLRRKNGRVELEVRDYGKGLLANGRHPQRPMGVGLVGMRERVDQLEGQLVIEPAKPKGTRVRVWLPVGMGKP
- a CDS encoding response regulator transcription factor encodes the protein MKARRILVVDDFPVVLRGLCALLDGQPGWQVCGEAVDGRQAVEKARELQPDLVILDISMPELNGIAATSRILKAAPDTRVLILTMHSSEEMVERVLAAGAQGYVVKSDAERDLVAAVESLLRGKPFFSPSISESFRNGDFKRKGTSPKGQAARPSLSQRECEVMQLLAEGKTNKEVAGRLGISVRTVESHRAHIMNKLRFRSLSDLVRYAVRNQVVQG
- a CDS encoding EAL domain-containing protein; this encodes MKTECLLDAVLEPGGLTTRVQPIFEISSRGQRLHAVECLSRGPRGTILESAGVLFEYVRRKRREPVVDRACVGTILETVRCLPPDVDVSINVHASTLGGDRQFADFLLQTAEENLVAPSRIILEVVEQTPSWDRPGLISSLHMLRENEVRIALDDLGSGHSHYRTLLDCKPDYVKVDSSIVVGCGSDPYRHAVLDSILHLGREFGALPVVEGVDRYSDLETLLTMGFTLVQCYLLAAPMTVEELRACEWFSRRSNYNRPSLLVRDMVSQRRSPSVVGPLAPALRQLELVR